One Tunturibacter gelidoferens genomic region harbors:
- a CDS encoding aldo/keto reductase: protein MKKNLPTTPDRRTFLKTGGVAAAALLTKGAIAAQTPHTLPPLPVNERTRTAMPTRNLGKTGYKVGIFSLGGQAALEKHDNFAVAVPIIERALELGVNYIDTSSIYGGPERWSEQYVGRVMKTRRNEAFLATKTKERTRDGSLRMIEKSLQLLNTDHVDLWQLHDVGLPEDVDAIFAKGGAMEALLEMQDQKVVRYLGVTGHYRPEALIDAVNRHNFDTILMAMNAADTHIHSFTDKLLPLVVEKQMGIIGMKVPSRGRLLASWTPPSLDAQRHSWEGSAIAHRPGVMTMKDAMNFTLTQPVSTVIIGCDNIAQLEENVKIAQTFTPLSNSQMAALNELAAPVAEQSLFFRFTDRSKG from the coding sequence ATGAAGAAGAATCTGCCCACTACTCCTGACCGCCGCACCTTTCTTAAAACCGGAGGCGTCGCCGCCGCAGCCCTCCTCACCAAAGGCGCGATCGCCGCGCAGACTCCGCACACCCTGCCGCCTCTGCCGGTCAACGAGCGCACCCGCACCGCGATGCCCACACGCAACCTCGGCAAGACCGGCTACAAGGTAGGCATCTTCTCGCTTGGCGGCCAGGCTGCCTTGGAGAAGCACGACAACTTCGCCGTCGCAGTCCCCATCATCGAGCGCGCGCTCGAACTCGGCGTCAACTACATCGACACCTCCTCCATCTATGGCGGCCCCGAGCGATGGAGCGAGCAGTACGTCGGCCGCGTCATGAAGACCCGCCGCAACGAAGCCTTCCTCGCCACCAAGACCAAAGAACGCACCCGCGACGGCTCCCTCCGCATGATCGAGAAGTCCCTCCAACTCCTCAACACCGATCACGTCGACCTCTGGCAGCTCCACGACGTCGGCCTGCCCGAAGACGTTGACGCCATCTTCGCCAAAGGCGGAGCCATGGAAGCCCTCCTCGAGATGCAGGACCAGAAGGTCGTCCGCTACCTCGGCGTCACCGGTCACTACCGCCCCGAAGCCCTTATCGACGCCGTCAACCGTCACAACTTCGACACCATTCTCATGGCGATGAACGCCGCCGACACCCACATCCACAGCTTCACCGACAAGCTCCTCCCGCTCGTCGTCGAAAAGCAGATGGGCATCATCGGCATGAAGGTCCCCTCGCGCGGCCGTCTCCTCGCCTCCTGGACGCCTCCGTCGCTCGACGCCCAGCGCCACTCATGGGAAGGCTCCGCCATCGCGCACCGCCCCGGCGTCATGACCATGAAGGACGCGATGAACTTCACTCTCACGCAGCCCGTCAGCACAGTCATCATCGGCTGCGACAACATCGCGCAGCTCGAAGAAAACGTAAAGATCGCCCAGACCTTCACGCCCCTCTCAAACTCCCAGATGGCCGCCCTCAACGAACTAGCCGCCCCCGTAGCCGAGCAATCTCTCTTCTTCCGCTTCACCGACCGCAGCAAAGGCTGA
- a CDS encoding choice-of-anchor tandem repeat GloVer-containing protein, with amino-acid sequence MPSAVATVIGVVMFAASSLYCQTPPEIKYTVALKFNGTFNGAQPVGELFLDSQGFVYGTTVYGGADYGECTPGPGCGVLYKWGHGRFTTLHDFTGQNPSIYFPDSGLIRDAEGNFYGETNGDFGTVYKLDTLGNINVLHSFTEQEFWPSGGLIQDAAGDLYGVTNGRCNPGVGCGEVFRINSAGSETVLYTFPTGGNEGSNPQSALVQDAQGNLYGTTSFGGTHANVNDTSGSGVLFKLAPSGKLTVLHYFNGTTDGATPTNLVRDPQGNLYGYASAGGCTLADGCAKAGPSLVACNETGGCGLVFKYDTTGKFSVVYTFTGGPDGASPVGVPLLIGNSIYGATQSGGYDAKSICSGGCGVVFKLDLNGTETVLHAFTSSGGDGSLPSSGLVVDANGNFWGATARGGALSAPNQSCGQNINIGCGTLYTFTLTNP; translated from the coding sequence TTGCCGTCCGCAGTTGCGACAGTTATCGGTGTCGTTATGTTCGCGGCGTCATCCCTCTATTGTCAGACGCCGCCGGAGATTAAATACACCGTCGCTCTTAAGTTCAATGGCACCTTCAATGGAGCTCAGCCGGTCGGAGAGCTTTTTCTGGACAGCCAAGGGTTTGTGTACGGAACGACGGTTTACGGTGGCGCCGATTATGGCGAGTGCACTCCCGGGCCTGGTTGCGGTGTTCTTTATAAGTGGGGCCATGGCCGGTTTACCACTTTGCATGACTTTACGGGCCAGAACCCCAGCATCTATTTTCCTGACTCCGGCCTCATTCGTGATGCGGAAGGTAATTTTTACGGAGAGACGAACGGCGATTTTGGGACAGTCTACAAGTTGGATACGCTAGGCAATATCAATGTGCTGCATTCGTTTACTGAGCAGGAGTTTTGGCCGAGCGGTGGCCTGATTCAGGATGCGGCCGGAGACCTTTATGGCGTTACTAACGGTCGCTGCAACCCTGGCGTCGGCTGCGGGGAGGTGTTCAGGATCAATTCTGCCGGCTCTGAGACTGTTCTTTACACCTTCCCTACTGGCGGAAACGAAGGGTCTAATCCACAATCCGCTCTTGTTCAAGATGCGCAGGGAAATCTCTACGGGACTACTTCCTTCGGCGGTACCCATGCGAATGTGAATGACACTTCGGGCTCTGGCGTGTTGTTTAAATTGGCTCCGAGCGGCAAGCTGACGGTGCTTCACTATTTTAATGGCACAACTGATGGTGCCACGCCGACGAACCTTGTTCGTGACCCACAGGGCAATTTGTATGGCTACGCCTCAGCGGGAGGATGTACGTTAGCAGATGGCTGCGCCAAAGCGGGACCCAGCCTGGTGGCATGTAACGAGACAGGTGGCTGCGGCCTCGTGTTTAAGTACGATACAACTGGAAAGTTTTCGGTCGTGTACACCTTCACAGGCGGACCAGACGGGGCGAGCCCGGTTGGGGTTCCACTCCTGATTGGAAACAGCATCTATGGTGCGACTCAGTCGGGAGGCTATGACGCCAAGTCGATATGCTCCGGCGGATGCGGGGTGGTGTTCAAGCTCGATCTCAATGGAACCGAGACAGTTCTCCACGCATTCACGAGTTCCGGGGGCGACGGGTCGCTACCGTCCAGCGGACTCGTCGTGGATGCGAATGGGAACTTCTGGGGTGCGACCGCTCGAGGAGGCGCTCTCTCTGCCCCTAATCAGTCCTGCGGACAAAATATAAATATAGGTTGCGGCACTCTTTACACTTTTACGCTGACTAATCCCTAA
- a CDS encoding amidohydrolase family protein, producing MRKMFPILMLVLSSQSLRAQDLAVVGATVYASPTAERVADTTILIRGGKIVSVGQHVPVPQGVDALQCANCIVFAGFWNTHVHFTEPKWVGAASQPADKLTQQLREMLTLSGFTTVVDTASIPDNTVALRRRIESGEVMGPRIYTAGAGLFPPHALPYYVKDMPPEVLAQLPQPDTPAEAAADVRKNIAAGADIVKLFTGSIVAPGHIVPMPLAIATAAAAAGHEHGQLVFAHPSDLAGTRVAMESGVDVLAHSPEALEGIDDALLHQMVAHHMAMIPTLKLFSGDSNIAAIRSVVFRFHQLGGPLLFGTDTGFLTDYDVKEEYRQLALAGLSYRDVLGMLTTAPAQRFRVADHEGRITVGMAGDLTVLSVDPATDPLAFTRVLFTIRDGRVIASAPAR from the coding sequence ATGCGCAAAATGTTCCCAATCCTTATGTTGGTTCTTTCATCCCAAAGCCTCCGTGCTCAGGACCTCGCGGTTGTTGGCGCGACGGTTTACGCGTCACCCACTGCAGAGCGAGTCGCAGACACAACGATCCTGATACGTGGCGGGAAGATTGTCTCGGTTGGTCAACATGTCCCGGTTCCTCAGGGCGTTGATGCGCTCCAATGCGCGAACTGCATTGTGTTTGCAGGCTTCTGGAATACCCATGTTCATTTCACGGAGCCGAAGTGGGTGGGCGCGGCCAGCCAGCCTGCCGACAAGCTGACGCAACAGCTGCGGGAGATGCTCACTCTTTCCGGTTTTACAACTGTTGTCGATACTGCTTCGATTCCGGATAACACCGTTGCTCTTCGTCGTCGCATTGAATCCGGAGAGGTGATGGGGCCGCGTATTTATACCGCTGGCGCGGGGCTCTTTCCGCCACACGCGCTTCCCTACTACGTGAAAGACATGCCGCCGGAGGTGCTGGCTCAACTGCCGCAGCCTGATACTCCGGCTGAAGCTGCAGCCGATGTGCGGAAGAACATCGCGGCGGGTGCGGATATTGTGAAGCTCTTTACCGGTTCTATCGTAGCTCCCGGACATATCGTCCCTATGCCGCTTGCTATTGCTACGGCGGCTGCGGCGGCTGGTCACGAGCACGGCCAGCTTGTCTTTGCTCATCCTTCGGATCTTGCGGGGACTCGCGTGGCCATGGAGAGCGGAGTGGATGTTTTAGCTCATTCCCCAGAGGCACTTGAAGGGATTGACGACGCTCTTCTTCATCAGATGGTCGCTCATCATATGGCTATGATTCCGACGCTCAAGCTTTTTTCCGGTGATTCGAACATCGCGGCGATACGGTCAGTTGTGTTCAGGTTTCATCAGCTTGGAGGGCCGCTTCTGTTCGGCACGGACACGGGCTTTCTTACCGACTATGACGTGAAGGAGGAGTATCGTCAGCTCGCGCTTGCCGGATTGTCTTACCGGGATGTGCTGGGGATGTTGACGACTGCGCCCGCACAGCGTTTTCGAGTGGCCGATCACGAAGGGCGCATTACGGTCGGTATGGCGGGCGACCTGACTGTGTTGTCGGTCGATCCGGCCACCGATCCGCTTGCATTCACGCGTGTGCTTTTTACTATTCGCGACGGAAGAGTGATCGCCTCAGCTCCGGCGCGCTAA
- a CDS encoding metallophosphoesterase family protein, protein MLIGVISDTHGLMRPEALAALRGVEHILHAGDVGDVAVLDALREIAPVTAIRGNVDLAGACAELPATDVVELGGQLFYMVHSVHDLDINPKAAGVAMVVSGHSHKAKVEAKDGVIYFNPGSAGPRRFSLPVTVGFVTVEDGVEASVRELLVG, encoded by the coding sequence ATGTTGATTGGGGTGATCTCGGATACGCATGGATTGATGCGGCCGGAGGCTTTGGCTGCGCTGCGTGGGGTAGAGCATATTCTGCATGCGGGCGATGTGGGGGATGTTGCGGTCCTCGATGCGCTGCGCGAAATTGCTCCGGTGACGGCGATTCGTGGAAATGTGGATTTGGCCGGGGCTTGTGCGGAGCTGCCTGCGACCGATGTGGTGGAGTTAGGTGGGCAACTTTTTTATATGGTGCACTCAGTGCACGATCTGGATATCAACCCTAAGGCGGCGGGGGTAGCGATGGTGGTGAGTGGGCACTCGCATAAGGCCAAGGTTGAGGCAAAGGATGGGGTGATCTATTTCAATCCAGGGAGTGCGGGGCCGCGGAGGTTTTCGCTGCCGGTTACGGTGGGGTTTGTGACGGTGGAGGATGGGGTGGAGGCTAGTGTGCGGGAACTTTTGGTGGGTTGA